The genomic stretch TGTTCTTGGGGAGTATGAGCAACCATTCAATGGGAAGAAGGGTCCTATTTATACCCTACAACCAATTCTGCATGTTGGTGTGATCACGGCGGCAGTGTCGGCCCAAAATAACCAGTAGTGCCGTCCCTTGAGAGATCCAGCATCGTCGGCGCCCGACGTATGTTCCACCGGttcccaactggccgtgggtggTACCGAAGCTCGTTGTGATCGACAACGACGAGGAGAACCAGTAGGCGCAGGCGTTTAGGGATTTttttccatgtcttttactatgtaaattatgtttttatgttaTAAAAAATGGAAATTCGAGAAAAAAATGCGCCGTgccacccgacgcaaacggacgagcggTCGATTTTGGACGCCTAAATTATCCgcgcgcatccgtttgcgtcgcgcggcgtgGCCGTGTGTCCGTTTGCACCTAGGGGTGCCTCCAGCGGCCCGATGCATTTCCGTGTTGgcatgaattatgatgtttgaaaacaacaaaataaagagttTCAACAAAggcatagttattacatttaaattttaaaaagtctacatgaaaataagatgatattcctctaggcatggtattcatggccagccaatacccactgatgctcaatcagatccgtctgcagctgttTGCACACGGTCTCgccagtgacttctacattcatatgtagatagtcctcCCAAGATAAAGCCCCATGGAGTGGCGCAATTAGCTCACCTTGGAATTCTCAGTGGTTCTCattcggccatcaggacgctcgttctcaacgatcatgttgtgcatgatcacgcaacatgtcatcaccgcatgcatggtcttcagcgaccatgttcttaccgggtgacggacaattgcccaccgagcttggagcacaccaaatctgcgctccacatctttcctgcaagcctcttgcatcttggcaaacctcctcgtcttcttggagtttggattacggacagtcttcaccagtgtggcccaataagggtagatgccatcaacaagataatatggcttgtcatattcatttccattgacctcgtagctcacccggggagctttgccttgcatgagcctgttgaaaaccggtgatcgatgcaacacattgatgtcattgttagaaccggccatgccaaagaatgaatgccaaatccataaatcttgagatatgacagcttcaagaatgacagtccgtccctccaCATGCCTGttgtactgaccctgccatccaaatgaatagttcttccactcctagtgcatgcaatctatgatgCCAATTATTTCTGGGAACCCTCtaactcgttgatagacaacagccgccttgtatcctcaacagttggctccctacagtaatgctGTCCGAACACggaaatcacggctcggcaaaacctgtacatggcctcaaggcaggtgctctcacccattcgaagatacacatcgaatatatcagcaaccattccatatgatagcatgcgaatagtcgcggagcatttttggtaggaggtgaagcctagcgcacctgttgcatcgggcatgcattggaagtaggggtcgtagtgtcTGACGCACCGTAGAATGATCATGAACAGCTCCCTTGACATCTTGTACCGACGCCGAAACATTTTTTCCTTGTACACCAGAtcagtgaggtggaagtagtccgtgTGGAGCCGGAgttgcccttccactctgttgcgcgacaAATTTTTTGATCGGCCCTTGACAGAGCCCAGTGCACCGGCCTTGGTTTGaattgaactcgtggatcatggaggccgcgatAGTTGCCAATGTCTCGCGTGGATCGATCGGACTCCTCGtaggaagaggagtcaacgaaaTCCGCGCGGAACTTatccaacatctgccacatgtccatctgcgtgggtacgaactgTGGATCAATGGCCGCACACAATAGCTCCGAAACAGGAGTAAGACACCTACCGGggtaattgaccgaacaggtcgtgggcggcgcggccgggcggcgCAACCGGTAACATTTGGCCCCAAAACAGGTGGCAGTACGCGCCGGAGCCAACCCgactacgatcctgctctcccgcgcggcgagaaCCGAGCCGGTGGCGAGAACCgagccgacggcgagtactgcgcCGCTACGGCGGGACGGTggcgggtggtggcgtcgcactagggcagcaaagaagggaaaaaaaagcaaatcgaagcgctcgatttcgctgtcccttgcgggaccgggtaagaaaaggagaacactcggcgcgaccgcgaaGCGTCCACGGAGACACAAACCTGAcgtatatttgggccaggtttccgTCGTAGCAGACGGCCAGATCACTTTGCATCATCCGCTCAAGCATgatccagacgcattttcggtcacgacgGAGCAAACGATCGCTCAGGTTCATTTagatcgccccgttggagatgccctttccATTTCGCTGTACCATCAGCACCGGCCGTATTCATACCTGGCTACGCCTACCGTCTGTTTTCAGTCTGGCATCTATGAATGAGGGGAGGGGCATTTCAGAAGCAAGCCCATCCCCTCCCTGCGCCGGCCTGCTCAGTGCTCCTGCTCTGATTTCGATGCACCGCACGCCAAAGCTACGCCCTACTAGTTCAGCACATttatgctcaaaaaaaaaaactagttcaGCACAAGaactcaaaagaaaaagaaaaaagtagTACAGCACAAGAGAGAAGGAGCTAGAGAGGGCGAGGAGAGAGAAActgtgccgctgctgctgctgcactaGTGGCTGAGGATGAAGTGACCAGTACAGTACAGTGCAGTGCCGCGGGTGCCGCAGTGGCATTTTACTCCGCCTGTGCGCTCGCTCGGAGGCCCCATTTTGGGTAACCTCGTCGGGCTCTAGCTTTGCTTCCCCTCTTTCCTCGCACCGGCCAGCCGTCGCGGAGCTGGAGGCGATTTGGGAGAGGGAGGGCGAGAGCGATAGAGGAGCAAGAAACGAGAGCGACGGAGGAGGGAGAACAAGGTGGGGAGTTCAGATAATCAGGTGGGATGAGATCGATGTTTTTCCTTCTTGTTGGTCGCAACTTGCGAGAGATTCCTACTCATCCGGATGAGACTTATCTGGCCCGTTGCAGTCAGTCGATTGTCCCTTTCCGGGGCTGCGGCCACGGGGCTGTTCTTGAGGACTCCCCACTGGTTCTTGGATCGTAGCTACTGCTGGATTTGGCGTTTCTCGATGCGTGATTGCTTTTTAGTCTCGGGCGCGCCGATCTGTTGTTGCTCTGAGTCTTTCTCATCTTGGTTTTCCGTTTCAGAgctccggggcggcggcggcgagggcgaggaTGATGCTGAGGAGGGTGGTGACCGACCCCGCCGTCGCGGGGGCCAAGTGCGGGACGCTGGACTCCGACTCCATGGCGCGCAGCCCGAGGTCGCCGCTCGACCTCAGGGCCTTCGCAGCACTCGGCGGCTCCCTGCTCCGGTCGCCGCGCTCGCCCAGGAGCTGGGACTCCCAGCGCGTCGGTCTAGGCAGCCTCGTCGACACCCTCGCCGAGCCTGCCGCCGACGCCAAGAACCGCCTGCTCGGGTACCAGATGCGGCCAACAAAGCTGCAATGCCTTGCTAAATCCTACGCCTCCCTGCCCAAAGACTGCGGATACGGCCAGCCGGAGCTCGGGGTTGCCGCTGGCGCCGGGGGCATGTCAGTTCCCTGCACTAGGTTCTACGGGGATGTGAAGTCTGGTCCAGAGGTCACCGGTGGTTCTCGGCTCGGCTTCAGTAGCCACTCGGTCGACCTTGCCAAGTTCCCGGCGTCCGGGTCGCTGCCGGTGTCGATTGGTGGCCCGCGCCGGTACATCGGGTCGGTGTCGGCGATGGAGGTCGAGCAGTCGGAGGATTACACCTGCATCATAGCTCACGGCTCCAATCCAAAGACAACCCGCATTTTTGGGGACTGCATCTTGGAGCCCTGCCCTCTTCTTGTGCCTGACTGGGAGAGCAAGGAGACCGAAGAGGCCGAGTTGTACTGGCTGGTGAAGGGGCCgggcgacgctgacgaggagttcATGCGCGTCTGCTTCTCTTGCAACAGGAATCTGGATGGCGATGAATCTTGCATCTTTCGGTATGTGGATGCATTTACCCAAATCATGTTTCAACACTGCTCTGAAAAAACCGATGATTTATTTATGTATATTCAGATATTAGCCATGATCATAGTCCTGCAAGTTCAGTTATTAAAGGAATCTGAATCACCTGCATTAGGATAGAATGGAAACATACATGGAGTGATGCAGTTCGTCCCTTGAACATGTTAAAGATGAAATggacatcatttatctatttacaATATATGAACAAGTTGTATACATGTGTCATACAGACATAGAAAGATCTAAGAAACACTGAACAAGTTGTATACATGGACATCATAGCGCTGCAACTTCAGCTATTAATTGAATATGAATCACCTGCATTAGGATAGAATTGAAACATATATGGAAATGCAGGTCTTCCATTGAACATGTTAAAGATGAAATGAGCATCATCTATCTACTTATAATCATGAACAAGCTGTATACACAAACACTGAACAATTTGCTGAATGTTCTTTGCAGCAGTGGGAATGCATTTTGTGGTGGCTGCTGCAAAGACCAAATAATCCtgaatgaagaggaagaggagatcaATCCTGCAGCCTCCTCTCCCAGCTCAGCTAGCTCAACATTGCCGTTCCACGAGGAAGACATCTTCATCGATGGAGTGGTGAGTGGTCGTGCTGATATGACCTCCGTCTCCTCCGATACCTGACCGACGCACCATCTGCCAGAAGACGGTCAATAATGTATGTTACCGttgtcgccgccatcaccaccaaatGCCATCATTTAGTTTGCTGGTTTTTGTAAGTTCTGTTTCAGCTGTTGAGGAAGTGGATGGCATTGGTGGGTCACTGATGGAGCTGCATCTGGTTCGGCCTTTAGGAAACAAAAGAGAGGTTGCCGGCCATTAGCCCTGTAGTTTTGGTCATAAGGCTATTTGGTGACTGCGAGATgagtccttttcttcttcttctctcttattTGGTTACCTCTTGGCAGCAATGACAGTGTTCCGTGATGTAAGTTGGGACCCTCATGAGATAATGCCATTGAGCTGTTTTGATTAATCACTGCGCTTTTGCTTTCGAGATATGATGGTTATTTGCTATTGGTATATGGCTTGCATGCAATATTGTTGTTTGGTTGTCTAAAGAGTTGGGAACCAGCCAAGTGGGAAGGCAGCAGAGAAATTGGAGAAAACTTTATAAGGTGAGATGTATTCGGAAATTCGCCTTTGATCTTAGGGTGCCACTATATCAgtgatttagagcatctccagccgcgtctcccaaaccgtgccggattgagcgtttgggaacgtgttttgttcgtgccgcgtttgggggacgtcgtcccccaaacatttaaaatactttttttgacatttttatttcaatttccacaaactaatacataattgggaacgttgtttacacgaagacacagtttggaacatggttttccacaaactaatacatagtttgaaccatggcggacacaaatataaaattttgcaaataaactaaacctaactatgcagagctaggcgcgacgggacgcgtcgctgcgcctttgcgggaactgcaccgtcgctgcaaagccaataacttccgtcgcgaggtaggcgacggttaggttaaaatttattgtgccgctgacgagtcggccccgccactccccgcctcgcttttcggtgtgtacgacatccccggtgcgtcccatgtgggacggggacgggctcggggcgccggacaccgtatcggggcgcgccggacaaaattcgggtttgggggacgcggctggaacggttttttggtccggcgcgtcccaaattgctttgggggacgctttgggggacgcggctggagatgctcttagttcctGTGCAGCCTGAATTTTtcgtagagcatctccagccacatCCCCAaatggcgccggatcgagcgtttaggGACGCTTTttcttcgtgccgtgtttgggatGTCGCTCCTCGGCCGCTTCCCCCAAACGCGTCCTCCAAACATTAAAATAatttattatttattatttatttttatttcaatagagatGGAATTTGTAGGTACAATTAAGATTTTCAAAGTACTGCAACATATTGTAATAAATTACACATAAAAAACTTAGAAAAATATGAACTAGAGCCCCGTCTCATCGTCCTCACGGAGGcgtttcctgctcgtcacctcttccgaagagctgGTGTCGTTCGACGCATCGGAGGATCTTGTGTCCCCCTCCGACGAGTAGTCCTTGTTGTATTCGTCGTCGtcagtgctcgccggctgcgcctccgcCTTCGTCcaggcccttgcctccttctttgccgccgcctcctacccagcctcttcttcatcctcctcctccttctcatggCTGTCGTCGGCTCCCAATCCTCCTCTTGGCCGTCCATCGGCGGGGAAGTAGAGATGCTAGGCATTGCAACTCTATCCCACCAACGacgccatcccggcggcttcccctcgctatcaGTGTCCGATGGCAAAAAGAGGTTGCTCATGGTCAGAGAGCAGAGGAGAGATGAATGGCGCCGGCTGGTTGTAGATCGGAGTGCGCATacgtaggggtcttattgagcggtgatgaatggcggcgcagatatcgaagagggctgcggttgctcttccgctgaGTTCGCTCTCCATTTCGGCGGTTCGCGCATCGATCGGTGCGGTTGCCACTGCGACGGTTCCTCTTCCCGGTAACTGCACCGTCTCTAGGTAGGtggcccgccactccccgcctcgcttctcgctgTGTCCGGCACGCCTGGAGCGTCCCCTATGgaccggggatgggctcggggcgccggacaccgtattgggccgcgccaaACGGAAAGGACCTTTGAGGCGCGACTGGG from Lolium rigidum isolate FL_2022 chromosome 4, APGP_CSIRO_Lrig_0.1, whole genome shotgun sequence encodes the following:
- the LOC124708096 gene encoding FCS-Like Zinc finger 10-like, with translation MMLRRVVTDPAVAGAKCGTLDSDSMARSPRSPLDLRAFAALGGSLLRSPRSPRSWDSQRVGLGSLVDTLAEPAADAKNRLLGYQMRPTKLQCLAKSYASLPKDCGYGQPELGVAAGAGGMSVPCTRFYGDVKSGPEVTGGSRLGFSSHSVDLAKFPASGSLPVSIGGPRRYIGSVSAMEVEQSEDYTCIIAHGSNPKTTRIFGDCILEPCPLLVPDWESKETEEAELYWLVKGPGDADEEFMRVCFSCNRNLDGDESCIFRSGNAFCGGCCKDQIILNEEEEEINPAASSPSSASSTLPFHEEDIFIDGVVSGRADMTSVSSDT